The sequence below is a genomic window from Tachyglossus aculeatus isolate mTacAcu1 chromosome X1, mTacAcu1.pri, whole genome shotgun sequence.
TTAAATCAGGTGTTTTAATGGCTTTTCACAGGAAATCATTGTTCCTGAAGCATCTGAATTTGAtgaatgggagccagaaggagccCAGTTGAGTTGTCCTCTAATTGCAGTTATTCCAACTTGGAGAACTTTAACCACTCTGGATATGAGTCACAATAGCATCTCTCAGATTGACGAGTCCGTGGTAAGATCTAGTAATGTAAGGTCTTTAGGAATTCTTTCTGGCAGAATTACAAAGCATAGAGTTAATCAAGGGATTTGCGAGGGAATCTGACTACCTGAACATGTAGTTTGCAATTGCTGTCATCTTTCTTTGACTTAAAGTTGGACTTCAGTTGACCGTCACAACAGCTTAAAACCAAACGTAGCAATAATTGTAGAAATCACGCCACTGGTGAAATTGCAACATGTGTCAGTCACCATAAAGCTTGCATTAAGGGCAGCCTCCTATTGGCACCTCTTCTGAGTTTatgactctagactgcaagcaccttaataataatgctaataatcatactaattgtggtattaggtgcttactatgtgccaagcactgtactaaatgctgggatagatacaagataatcaggtctcacatggggctcacagtcgatgttggagggagaacaggtattgactccccattttgcatatcaatcaatcaattgtatttattgagcgcttactgtgtgcagagcactggactaagcgcttgggaagtacaagttggcaacatatagagacggtccctacccaacagtgggctcacagtctagaagggggagacagagaacaaaaccaaacatattaacaaaataaaataaatagaatagatatgtacaagtaaataaatagtggaataaatacgtacaaacagatacataaatacaggtgctgtggcgaagggaaggaggtaaggcaggggatggagcggggggagggggagaggaaggagggggctcagtctgggaaggcctcctggaggaggtgaactctcagtagggccttgaagggaggaagagagctagcttggcggatgtggggagggagggcattccaggccagggggatgacgtgggccgggggtcgacggcgggacaggcgagaacgaggcacggtgaggagattagcggcatatgaagaaactgaggcacagagacagaaagtaaatgacttacccaaggtcacacagcgggcaagtggcggatctgggattagaatcgaggtcctctgattcgcagacctgtgctctttctccttggCCACAGTGtttcaccaggccacactccctgtgggcagggaacatgtctgccaactctgttatattgtactctcccaagggcttagcacagtgttctgcgcacagtaagtgctcaataataataatgatgatttttggtaagtgcttactgtgtgccaagcactgttctaagcactgaataatgccatcaattgattgaggaGAAGGTAGGAAGGGTACCTCTCTGGACCTGTAAACGCCCTCGTTTTGCCATTTCGGTTTGAAAGCAAATCAGAATGAGAGCTGATATGTAGCAAGACTGATCTGCATGATATGTGATTCTAAATACAATTTAGCAGGAGAAATCAATTTAAATCTGGACAGAGAATTGGAATTGAAGAAGTCAGTCTGTTAGGGTCAGTTCAGGAAAtcgtgctgagtgcagagcattgtacaaccTGTTCAGCCAGTTCTGTAATAGAAGCGTTGCATGTCTGCAAAATCTCACTGAaaggaaaactcacactgtaGCGCTCACCTATTCCAACCCCACATGTCCATACATGAGCTGGGCATATGCCACGTTAAACAGGCTCGTGTTGTTGGAAGAATATCCCTTAATTTTCCAAATGTATTCTGTCCACAATGCCTAAGTTGTAACAGAACTAAATatcctgagcccttgggaagagtATAGCAGAAGCAAATCACACATttttctgccctccaggagcctacaaccgaatgggggagacaggattttttttaatctacagaaagggagaggagaaagaacaaggataaaataGGTAGTAGTGTGATTATATTAGGATGAAATACCAGGATAAATACGTAAATGCCGAGGATGGGCActttaagtgctgagggtggataGGGGCTGTTACTTCTAAAATCAGGAGTTTGGTAAAGCTTTACAAAGTGAACATTCATCATCAGCCAAGCCACCCGGTTTGAAATCAGATTTTAGGATattgggagaggatgagggagcaTAATAACTACTTTGTCATTTATTTAGGGCCGAAAGGTTAATGACAGCATTTCAGGATTAATATCGATTCCCAGAAGATAATGTGAAGAAGGTAGCAGGAGCTTTTTTCTCCTGTGGTTATTTCTCGGTGCCTTTTTTCCTCTCTAGAAACTAATTCCAAAGATTGAATTCCTAGACCTGAGTCACAACGGAGTACTGTTGGTGGAAAATCTGCAGGTTGGTAGCTTTGAGGAAATCTTTTTCAAATTTTGTAAGAAATCTCTTTGTTTTAAATTTGGAAATCAGAGTGCCATTTGGTATATTTCTTAGATTTACATCCTCTAAATTTGTGTGTTCTTGAAGCGTAAAGGTTCTTGGTTAAGCAGTGAAGCCCTGCATCTTCAAAGAATAAGTGTTGTGCATTTGGCTATCTAACCTTCCCCTCCTCTTAGGGTTAGGATTGAAAATTGTTAAATCTTGCATGAGAAAAAAATGTTGACTTTTAAAACTGTGGTTGAGGTGCAGTCCGATCCCATTCATTTTAAGGATTAGCGATTTAAATTCGAACTACTTAAAGATGACCCTTAAACATAAAGGTGATGTGGTTTTATTTTAAAAGCTGTAATTCTTGGTTTCTTTGACTCTGCTAAACACTCGCTGAATGTCACAATCACATCGTTCATGTTTGGGTAGGTGTGACAACCTTCTACataggagaaagaaaatgaatgtCAAATCAAGGGAGCTGATTCACACAATTGTTCTTGGTAGGAGGTACAGAGTAAAAGCAGTTCAGATGTGTGGGTTAATATTTCAACAATTCAGATATCAGCAGTCAGAAAGCTAAGCTACAGCTGTAGCCTTTAATCAAGCCAgtcaaatattttattttagtcATCTTTGCCTTATTGAATTGACTTCTCTTTTATTGTTACTGAGCTGTATTTTCACCACTCCCATAGCATCTGTACAACCTCATTCACCTGGATCTGTCATACAACAAACTCACTTCATTAGAAGGCGTTCATACCAAACTGGGGAACATCAAAACCTTGAATTTAGCAGGAAATCATCTCGATCGGCTGTGTGGCCTAAACAAACTATATTCCTTGGTCAATCTGGATCTCAGTAACAACCAAGTAGAGCAGGTAATCCCTTTCTGTGCCAAATTCATTTTAAGATTACATTTTTTTGCATGGGGGATTTCGCTGTGTGCTTTTGTGCTGCCATTCTCAGTACTAATTTCAGTTCCAGAAAAGACTGTGAGGAATGAAAACTCTGGTATCTTTATCTTTCAGATCGAGGAGATAAAAAACATAGGAAGCCTTCCTTGTTTAGAAAGAGTGACCTTATCCAACAATCCTCTGAGCATCATTCCCGATTACAGGACCAAAGTGCTAGCTCAGTTTGGGGAAAGGGCCTCAGAGGTGAGTAATATTGAGACACCAATTAGAGGACATTCAGATTAGTCTGAAATTTTAAAATCAGTCATGTAATGTTTGAGACCTTAATAATTTGATGAATTTTATTTGCAATCACGGAATTTATCTAGCAGGGAGGATGTgcacaaaataatttgcagaggaggaagaacagaaaggAAAAATTGACATATGGATAAGTGGTTAGAGTATATAAAGTAATGTGTATCAATACAGAGTATTTATATGCacatggggagcagtgtggcttagtggataatgcccaggccctgggagtcagaggacctggatcttaatcccagctctgccacttgtctgctgtgagaccttgggcaagtcattttacttctctgtgcctgttacctcatctgtaaaatctagtTCATTTATGATCTGTAGGGGAGAAAATTAACTGGgaagaaggtgggatttcaggagggctttgaagacagagagtgcgggaattccaggcaagggaAATGGCATCAGAAAGGATTTGGAGATCAGAAAGTCAAGAGTGAGGGTCAGTGAGAAGCCTTTCTCTGTAGTATAGTAGAGCACAAGCTGAGGGTGAAGAGGGCGTAAGGAGAAAGCGGGTAGAAAGCCTAGAATCCAGCTATCAGTTTTTGCTTGAAGTGAAGAGAAAtgagtagccattggagatttttgagaaaggggAGTTTTGAGTGGAACAGTACTTTAGGCTGCCTAGTCACAggtgagggaagaggctggaggcgggaagaccagtgaggagactgatacagcaGTTTAATCGAGAGATGGAGAacttgaaccagggtggtggccattttggcagaaaggaagggatgtagaataatgactgtggtatttgctcagtgctttctgtgtgtcagtcACCCTATACTAGTTAGGTGGAGCACGGTCTTTGAtccccatggggttcactgtctaagtgggaggggaacaaggtatggaatccccattttacagatgaggaaactgcaacacagatgagttaagtgatgagttaagtgacctgctccagGTCACACGGGGCGAGtgacagatctggaattagagcacaggtcctcccaggcctgggctgtttccactaggccacagtgctcctctcGAGACAGAGAGATATTACGGAGAAAGAACCAGTGGGATTTAGTGACGGACTGAATGTGAGGGCTATGAGAGGATGAGGagttgagggtgacaccaaggttgtggacttcttgggtggggagagtggtgtttacAGAGATGGGGGAAGTTAGTAGGAGTGGgtgtaggagggaaaatgagtagtttggacatgttcagtttgaggttcCGGCGGGAGGTCCAGTGGAGCTTTTCAGATGTATTGCCTTATGGGGAGCCCCACTTTTCTGGGCTTTGAGGTCATAGCTCATTGGATAAGGGCAAATCTGAAATAAAAGGTTTTAGGCCTTCTCCTTAGTGGGCCTCCAACTCTCACATTCTTGGTTACTGCTCTTCTTATGCTCTTCAGGAGTAGTAGCTGCTCAAATGTAGGTCCCAGCAACCTTTTCCAGGCCATCCCTGAAACATGAGTTATAGAGCTTCAGAAGGCCTTGAGAGTGCTAGTCTGTCAGGATTTGACGCAGACTCAAACTCAGGACTCGTTTGACTCTCAGAAAATTTTAGGGTTCTAATCACTACTTAATTCATATACTATCTTGTGCAGGAGGTTAGGGTAAGGCCTCTCTTACCAAACCCTGCCCAACATATGTGCCGGCGTGATGTCTGCTCAGTAGTCGTGATAAACTTGATAAACATGATCCCCTACGTGAATGTTTCCTGGGAATTTTTTGTAATTGATATTCTGTTGATGTCTGGCAACAAACTGGACaggtttttaaaaattgtatttatttgcctTAGGTCTGTTTGGATAGTACTATTACCACTGAGAAGGAACTTGACACAGTGGAGGTGTTGAAAGCTATTCAGAAAGCAAAGGAGGCTAAGTCCAAACTGAATACCTCTGATAAGAAGGTGAGTTTCTGGatgtgagggggttggggggtgggtgaGAAGTGAGCATGGATTTCAGGGGAAGGGATGAAACTAGGAGACGAGATGCTTTACAGGCTTTGGGGACCCAGGAGGTGATTCCATAGGCAGTGCTGATATACATTTTCCTCTATAGCTAGGAGAGTCTAGCAAGCTGCCGTTTTTGGTGAATAACTTCCCGGAGCAGATCCATTTCTTTAGGGAAGGGTGACCATTTCTTTGTGCTTTCTTGGATAACGTAGTGTTTATGGTGCAGGTCTCTCTCCATGGAAAGAAACTGCTCCATTTAAAAAGAATTTACATTGCAGTTTGTATATTTGTGGATTGCATTTagtcagtgcttttttttttttcagtgacaagcacgctcaatcagtggtatcatcatcatcaatcgtatttattgagcgcttactgtgtgcagagcactgtactaagcgcttgggaagtacaaattggcaacatatagagacagtccctacccaacagtgggctcacagtctaaaagtggtatttattggagtgtctaccgtgtgcagagcactgtactaagctgcttgggagagtacactacaacagagttcgtagacacgttccctgctcaaagagcttacggtctagaggattcaGAGCATGTCTTCTGGGTCCCAgctgggaatgagaagcagtgtggttcagtggaaagagcatgggctttggagtcagaggtcatgggttcaaaccccggctccgccaattgtcagctgtgtgactttgggcaagtcacttaacttctctgtgcctcagttacctcatctgtaaaatggggattaagactgttagccccctgtgggacaatcagatcaccttgtaacctccccagtgcttagaacggtgctttgcacatagtaagcgcttaataaatgccatcattattattataagttaggACAGGATTCAGTAATGTTGGTCTAGGAGATGAGAGACCCGGGGGGCGGTGGTGGGGGGGACATTTGGGACTTTTTAGCTAACATGTTTGCGCTCCTGTTTTGGAAAATGAGactttctgagcatttactgtgtgctttttTTCTGCTCTCTCCCCTGTTACTAGAGGAAGCCGAATTTTGGGTTCCTTAAGGAATAAAAAGCTCTGCTTCTTCACTTAAGTGACCAATATGACTTCAGTTGCagtattgttagagaagcagcgtggctcagtggaaagagcacgggttttggagtcagtggtcatgggttcaaatcctggctctgccagttgtcacctgggtgaccttgggcaagtcacttctctgggccccagatctctcatctgtaaaatggggattgactgtgagcccccccgtggggcagcctgatcaccttgtatccccccagcgcttagaacagtgctttgcacatagtaagcccttaacaaatgccattattattattattattgtttgttaaaaaaaaaaaaaaagggcaattGACAGGTGGCTAGAGTTGTCTGAATAAAGAGTGAGGGTAGTTTGCTCCACAGTTGAAACTTAGAGAGGAAATAGCTCTGTATGCCATTGATCTTCAGGGTGTCAGgtggcttcctttttttttctttaaccgtCGCATACTTTCTTTGTTAGATCAGTGAGGACTCCAGGCTCACTGCTGCCAGCTCCAAATCAAACTACTCTTCTCTTACTGTtcgtcctccttctccctctctgcctcatcctgtcAGCCCCAGCCAAGGTAATCATGTATGTATCGTGCTGCTGAGCAGGACTTCTTTTGGTACTGCTTTTCTAGGCGGCTGTAGCGTCCTGGGAGGTTCTGCCGTAATCTGAGAGTTAACCAGGACCAGCTGAGCACAAAGGAGAACAgaacctgcctgctttgtgaccttgggcaagtcacttcactttcctgtgcctcagttacctcctctgtaaaatgggggtgaaggctgtgagcctcaagtggggcatggactgtgtccaacttgtttctaccccagcgcttggtacagtgccaggcgcatagtaagcccttaacaaataccattaaaaagaagccCGCAAAAAATTGGGTACCCAAAGGGGATTGGCCTGTGAAAAAACGATTATATCGAACTAGCAGCAATTGTCCTTCAGCAGTCACAGAAGTCCTTCTATAGGAATGGCATTCACATAGAATGCCACTCGGGAAATGCGTGGTTATTGCAACACGTGTTTAGCAAGAGCCTAGTTTATCCCCTGAGGATTGGATTAGATTATTCTGATACCTTGTGTATAAATTCTACTAAAATATTGTATAAAATTTCAGCTAAgattatatatttatacatatatattatatacttattaaatattaatacacagcatggcttagtggaaagagcccgggcttaggagtcagaggacatgggttctaatcccgcctctgccacttgtctgctgtgtgaccttgggcaagtcacttaatttctctgggccttagattttacctcatctgtagaatggggattaaaagtgtgagccccacgtgggacaactttattaccttgtatcaaccccagcgcttagaacagtgcttggcacatagtaagcgcttaacaaatactgtaattatgattatgattattatttccagaCCCAAGGGGGTTTAGCCAGTAAGGAAACTCAGGGTGGTAACCTTGGTTACTGCCAATTTACCAGACTTGAAGATTTACTGAAGCTAGACCGTTGTGTGACTATAAAGTGGAAAGGGTGCAGTGTCActtatttcttccttttttcatatctccctcacccccccaacTTGAAGAAGCTGTTAAAATTCACGGCATCAAGATCGGTGGCTTTTATCCCTGTGGACCCTGATGTCTTTGCCAAAGTAGAAAATGTTCTCTTTAGAGTTTGTTGCATCCCTTCTGAGTTTATATTCGCTTTCTTCATTTTGATATTGAGTCCATGTTGGCTAttcctgggtgggtgggaggtgggggaatcCAGTTTGTCAAAGGAACAAAAGACCTGAGGAAAATGAAGTTGTTATTGGCTCTTAGTTGTCAAGTTGTAAGATAGAAGAGCCAGCTGGGTTTTCTTTAGGCCATTATCGAAGTGCATACGTATAGTGTATGTGTGAGTATATATTTTACGTATATtttataaatgcatatatatgtatgatgTATATCACATACATGGTGTGATTCAGACTTTAGTTTGTGGAAAAAAACAAGATATTAAGAACCAGATCGCTAAGAGATTTTCTCAGACCCACCTTTTCCTTGAAATATCCACCCCAGTCTAATTGTATGGATAGCAAAATAGGAAGTAGTGCACAAAAAGTAGATAACCCCTGTGTCAGCCAATCTCTGAACCTTGCTAgattaatatatatttttaaatctgTCCTAAGGAAATGTTGCTTGTTTTTAACCAAACCATGAGAGAGTCCAGATTTGTTTATCTTCAGAGGACATTCTCAAGGGTATTCTTGCTGTTTCTGCATAATAGGCAgtatttttatcctcatttttatgGAGAATTTTTTGGTCATTTAATTTGATTTAGCTGAATAATTTGGGCTGGGGAACTGGATCCTGCAGGTTTTCATAAATGTTTCaaaatagtcattcagtcatttatggagcactgtactgagcacttgggagagtacaattcaacaataaacatattccctgcccacagtgccatTCAGGTATTTAACTGAAGGACAGAGTTTGTCAAGCCTGTTATCTCATGGGGAGTAATTCATCCATCAGGAGATTGTGCAAACAAAGAGTACTAAAATAGCACAGATAAAAGGAAATTAGAGGAATGTTGAGGTTGGAAGGCTATATTTGAAATTGTTCTTTACGGATGTCCTTTCCAGTTTGCGGTAAATCTTTCTGTTAGGGGACATGAGAACTAAATGAGGAAAAAAGCGCAGAGCCCTTCCCTCTGCTTGTATTAGGCTACCCTTCCTTGAGGGGCTCACGCAcgtgagtcatttaacttgggGTGCAATGGCTGTGATGTGGAGCTTTATGTGGAGTCTTATAGAAAGTCATAAAATGTTCAATAGTAAATCCTCGACCTGAGGGGAAAGCAGTCTGACTACCTCTTACCCCTTTCTGGATCGACTTTTAAGAATAGCACGGGAGAATTTTGAAATTGAAATTGCCTGATCATTTTGGAGAGTATTTGGTTCCAATTCTCTGCTCATCTTGACAAGGTTAAGACTGAGGTAAAGTGACCTGACGTGCTGCTTTTGCAAATTGATTTGCAGCTTTTGAAAACACCATCTGTTTCCTGATACATAAGTCCTATTAAATGTCACTGGGAAACTGCTTATGGGAAGATTAGTGTGAAATGTTTGTGCAGGAAACAGCTCTATCAGGAGTCTTACTTTTGACTCCGTCCTTTTAGTAAGCCATAGGTTTCCCAAACATCTATAACACTTAAATTGCATTAGGAAAAACAGTTTCTTGGCTCAGTTTCATATGAGGATGCTCCTTTGTTTAGCAGGAGGCAGAGTATGTGAAGTGATTCGACAAACACGTATGATTGTGCCAGAAAATTATAGACCAAAAGTGCTTGCGAGTTCAGTGGTGAAAATTTTGAAAGTGCCTCAGTCGATCCGAACACCATAAACAACATATCTGGGAAATGGCCCAAGAATCTCATTGTAATGATGGAGAAGGGGATTCATATGAACCGAAACAGTATTTAATAACTCGGGGACTAATATGGAGTATATTCCGGAAAGTTTCGACTGTTTAGTCAGttcttaattattatggtattggttctaTCGGTTTTGCCataaaatgcaattaaatgggTTTTATTGATTTATCAATGTTTTTCTTGATTGTAGAGGATTAAGGGGCATTACATTGCAACCTCATATTGGATAGTGATTTTTAACTTTATCATTTCTAAATGGATTTTTGTGTTTGTTCTAGAAATAATGTATAGTAAAACAGCCCTAGCCAGCAGTTTATCACCCTCTGATAATACGACTCCTAAACATCATTTAATTACCCAGAGATGCTCAGAAGTACCAAGCCCAGGACGTGGAAGAAAGGTAACTGGATCTATCCCTATCTCCTGGGAAGCTTGTTACGTAGTGGATACTTTTTAAACTTAGCCTGTTGGGGAAGCAGAATCTCTCCTAGTTAGTCATCAACAGATGAAAATTTTCAGGGTAATCGTTTGACTACTTTTACTGAGTGTTTGAGTACCGCTTATTTCCCCTCTACTTTTAACCATTTTAACATGAAATTATAAACTCACTGAGATTTAACTGTAGCCATGGTCGCTGGGAGCCCGTCAAAGCTGAGCAGTATGGAagtattagggaacattcttctcaCAACATGAGTCTGTTCTGGATATAACACGACCCACACATTGATGGAAAAAGAAACAGTTACACATGTGTACGTGGTGGTGACCAAGGCGAATTGCTTCTGTGCTTCCCAGCCTTGGCCTCTGCCTCAGCCTTACTGTACTATAGAGAAGATAGGTTTCTTGGGTGTTTGTAACTTTAAATTTAGTGAAACGACGAGTGGCAAGGGTATAAAGCGTTCTGCTAGTGATGGACATAACAATATAGGAATTGGTGTCAAAAACCGCCCATTTGGCTAGTATCTTCATGTTGcctacccctcccatcccattaatTCAGGTTTCTAATGAACGGTTCTTCAAGAACTCAACTATCACGTTATAGCAGAAGCAACTGTATATAAAGTCGTGTTAAGCTTGTACCTGGAATACTGCATGCATTCTGGTTTCCACACCTTAAGGTGGGTATAACCAATGTGGAGAAGATACAGAGAATGGGCAACCAAGCTGAACAGGTGAATGGAGCAGCTTCCATCTGAGAACAGATTTTAAAAAATTaggactcttcagtctggaaagatgaaggcagAGATGGAACCAAATCCCACACCCAAATGAGGACCACGGTGAAGCTTGAAAATGATAGGGCCAAGGAAGCAAAAGGAAACCCACCATTTTGGAACTTTTCAGCCCTGATTAAACACACTCGGGTCTAGTCAGAgacttatggtattggttaagcgcttagtaagtgtcaaacactgttcttagcactggagtaggtacaagttaatta
It includes:
- the NISCH gene encoding nischarin isoform X5: MATAAVSGFGPEEEEAEPPKEARIPGSELVENYTVYIIQVTVGSHQWTVKHRYSDFHDLHEKLIAEKKIDKNLLPPKKIIGKNSKSLVEKRQKELEVYLQTLLIQFPVAAPKVLSHFLHFHLYEINGITAALAEELFHKGEQLLVAGEVFTLRPLQLYAITQQLRQGKPTCASGDAKTDLGHILDFTCRLKYLKVTGTGGPFGTSNIQEHLLPFDLSIFKSLHQIEINHCDAKHIKGLTSSKPTLATMTVRFSATSMKEIIVPEASEFDEWEPEGAQLSCPLIAVIPTWRTLTTLDMSHNSISQIDESVKLIPKIEFLDLSHNGVLLVENLQHLYNLIHLDLSYNKLTSLEGVHTKLGNIKTLNLAGNHLDRLCGLNKLYSLVNLDLSNNQVEQIEEIKNIGSLPCLERVTLSNNPLSIIPDYRTKVLAQFGERASEVCLDSTITTEKELDTVEVLKAIQKAKEAKSKLNTSDKKISEDSRLTAASSKSNYSSLTVRPPSPSLPHPVSPSQEIMYSKTALASSLSPSDNTTPKHHLITQRCSEVPSPGRGRKAVSSEMDLKNESEADHHTWWKTKS
- the NISCH gene encoding nischarin isoform X6; this encodes MATAAVSGFGPEEEEAEPPKEARIPGSELVENYTVYIIQVTVGSHQWTVKHRYSDFHDLHEKLIAEKKIDKNLLPPKKIIGKNSKSLVEKRQKELEVYLQTLLIQFPVAAPKVLSHFLHFHLYEINGITAALAEELFHKGEQLLVAGEVFTLRPLQLYAITQQLRQGKPTCASGDAKTDLGHILDFTCRLKYLKVTGTGGPFGTSNIQEHLLPFDLSIFKSLHQIEINHCDAKHIKGLTSSKPTLATMTVRFSATSMKEIIVPEASEFDEWEPEGAQLSCPLIAVIPTWRTLTTLDMSHNSISQIDESVKLIPKIEFLDLSHNGVLLVENLQHLYNLIHLDLSYNKLTSLEGVHTKLGNIKTLNLAGNHLDRLCGLNKLYSLVNLDLSNNQVEQIEEIKNIGSLPCLERVTLSNNPLSIIPDYRTKVLAQFGERASEVCLDSTITTEKELDTVEVLKAIQKAKEAKSKLNTSDKKISEDSRLTAASSKSNYSSLTVRPPSPSLPHPVSPSQEIMYSKTALASSLSPSDNTTPKHHLITQRCSEVPSPGRGRKAVSSEMDLKNESEADHHTW
- the NISCH gene encoding nischarin isoform X7, encoding MATAAVSGFGPEEEEAEPPKEARIPGSELVENYTVYIIQVTVGSHQWTVKHRYSDFHDLHEKLIAEKKIDKNLLPPKKIIGKNSKSLVEKRQKELEVYLQTLLIQFPVAAPKVLSHFLHFHLYEINGITAALAEELFHKGEQLLVAGEVFTLRPLQLYAITQQLRQGKPTCASGDAKTDLGHILDFTCRLKYLKVTGTGGPFGTSNIQEHLLPFDLSIFKSLHQIEINHCDAKHIKGLTSSKPTLATMTVRFSATSMKEIIVPEASEFDEWEPEGAQLSCPLIAVIPTWRTLTTLDMSHNSISQIDESVKLIPKIEFLDLSHNGVLLVENLQHLYNLIHLDLSYNKLTSLEGVHTKLGNIKTLNLAGNHLDRLCGLNKLYSLVNLDLSNNQVEQIEEIKNIGSLPCLERVTLSNNPLSIIPDYRTKVLAQFGERASEVCLDSTITTEKELDTVEVLKAIQKAKEAKSKLNTSDKKISEDSRLTAASSKSNYSSLTVRPPSPSLPHPVSPSQGNHK